The Bacteroidota bacterium genome has a window encoding:
- the dprA gene encoding DNA-protecting protein DprA, with product MNSPLLYNIGITLLPGVGDVTAKNLIAYCGSAEAVFKEKKSKLEKIPGIGSLTAEAISKSDVIKDVLTRSEEEIKFMEKKEIIPLFFTDVNYPARLKQCDDSPVMLYTKGTMNPAGNSSNGINLNADKIISIVGSRKSTAYGKKICEQIVDAFASYSVLIVSGLAYGIDITAHRSALKNNLPTVGVLAHGLDNLYPSEHTNTAEKMCENGGLITEFMSNTKMNPEYFPRRNRIVAGMADATIVIEATYKSGALITAEIANSYDREVFAVPGRMDDISSEGCNLLIKANKAMLIQSAEDIIKALNWNVESKKPKRMQAELFANLSEEEEALVNILKEKEKIHIDDLCLASRLSMSRAATLLLNLEFSGAVKSLPGKMYALNN from the coding sequence GTGAACAGCCCTCTTCTATATAATATAGGTATCACTCTTCTGCCGGGCGTGGGCGATGTGACTGCAAAAAACTTAATTGCTTATTGCGGAAGCGCGGAAGCGGTATTCAAAGAGAAGAAATCCAAACTGGAAAAAATCCCCGGCATCGGAAGTTTGACTGCCGAAGCTATCTCAAAAAGCGATGTGATAAAAGATGTTCTGACCCGATCTGAAGAAGAAATAAAATTCATGGAGAAGAAAGAAATCATCCCCCTTTTTTTTACGGATGTGAATTATCCCGCAAGACTCAAGCAGTGTGATGATTCCCCTGTGATGCTTTATACAAAAGGCACTATGAATCCCGCAGGAAATTCTTCCAACGGGATAAATCTTAATGCCGATAAAATAATCAGCATCGTGGGTTCACGCAAATCCACTGCCTACGGGAAAAAGATATGCGAGCAAATTGTGGATGCGTTTGCTTCTTACAGCGTTCTTATCGTTAGCGGACTTGCCTACGGGATTGACATAACCGCTCATCGTTCTGCGCTGAAAAATAATTTACCTACTGTGGGTGTTCTCGCACACGGGCTGGATAATCTTTATCCTTCTGAACATACCAACACGGCAGAAAAAATGTGTGAGAATGGCGGGTTGATTACTGAATTCATGAGCAACACGAAAATGAATCCTGAATATTTTCCACGCAGAAACCGTATTGTGGCAGGCATGGCTGACGCTACCATTGTGATTGAAGCAACTTATAAAAGCGGTGCGCTCATCACTGCCGAAATCGCCAACTCATATGACCGGGAAGTGTTCGCTGTTCCGGGAAGAATGGACGATATTTCTTCCGAAGGCTGCAATCTGCTCATCAAAGCCAATAAAGCAATGCTGATTCAGTCTGCTGAAGACATTATTAAAGCATTGAACTGGAATGTGGAGAGCAAAAAGCCGAAACGAATGCAGGCGGAACTCTTTGCAAACCTTTCCGAGGAAGAAGAGGCACTGGTAAACATCCTTAAAGAGAAAGAAAAGATTCACATAGACGATTTATGCCTCGCTTCAAGATTATCCATGAGCCGCGCGGCAACTCTCCTGCTGAATCTCGAATTCTCGGGTGCTGTAAAATCGCTGCCGGGCAAAATGTATGCGTTAAACAATTAG